One region of Pangasianodon hypophthalmus isolate fPanHyp1 chromosome 15, fPanHyp1.pri, whole genome shotgun sequence genomic DNA includes:
- the grin1a gene encoding glutamate receptor ionotropic, NMDA 1a isoform X3, with amino-acid sequence MRFFVLFILLSCSCALGSCETKIVNIGAVLSQKRYEQVFKDAVNQASMVYGRDRFKLNAISVTHKANAIQMALSVCEDLISSQVYAILVSHPPQSSDHLTPTPVSYTAGFYRIPVVGLTTRMSIYSDKSIHLSFLRTVPPYSHQAHVWFDMMREFRWNHIILIVSDDHEGRAAQKRLETLLEERETKNKKRNYENLDQLSYDNKRGPKAEKVLQFNQETNLTALLLEAKELEARVIILSASEDDAAAVYKTARFLNMTGSGYVWLVGEREMSGKALSEAPDGLIGLQLINGKNESAHISDAVAVVAQSIQELFEKENITEPPRGCVGNTNIWKTGPLFKRVLMSSKYPEGLTGRVEFNDDGDRKYAHYSILNYQKSRLIQVGIYNGTQVVLNKQRKIIWPGGDTDRPKGFQMSTWLKIVTIHQEPFVYVKPTLQDGTCKEEYTPNGVLIKKVICTGPNETIPGRPTVPQCCYGFCIDLLIKLAMTMNFTYEVHLVADGKFGTQERVNNSNKKEWNGMMGELLGGLADMIVAPLTINNERAQYIEFSKPFKYQGLTILVKKEIPRSTLDSFMQPFQSTLWLLVGLSVHVVAVMLYLLDRFSPFGRFKVNSEEEEEDALTLSSAMWFSWGVLLNSGIGEGAPRSFSARILGMVWAGFAMIIVASYTANLAAFLVLDRPEERITGINDPRLRNPSDKFIYATVKQSSVDIYFRRQVELSTMYRHMEKHNYESAAEAIQAVRDNKLHAFIWDSAVLEFEASQKCDLVTTGELFFRSGFGIGMRKDSPWKQNVSLAILSSHENGFMEDLDKTWVRYQECDSRSNAPATLTFENMAGVFMLVAGGIAAGIFLIFIEIAYKRHKDARRKQMQLAFAAVNVWRKNLQPSSSVETQDDRKSGRAEPDPKKKPSFRSISTTLASSIKRRRSSKDTQYPPTDITGQLNLSDPSVSTVV; translated from the exons ATGCGCTTCTTTGTGCTCTTTATTCTGCTCTCCTGCTCCTGCGCTCTGGGAAGCTGCGAGACGAAAATCGTGAACATCGGCGCGGTGCTGAGCCAAAAGCGCTACGAGCAGGTGTTTAAGGATGCGGTGAACCAGGCCAGCATGGTGTACGGCAGAGACAGGTTTAAACTCAACGCCATCTCCGTCACGCACAAAGCCAACGCTATTCAGATGGCGCTGTCCGTGTGTGAGGACCTCATCTCCAGCCAG GTCTATGCGATTTTGGTGAGCCACCCTCCACAGTCCAGTGACCACCTCACCCCTACACCAGTCTCCTATACCGCAGGCTTCTACCGTATCCCTGTAGTCGGCCTCACAACCAGGATGTCCATCTACTCCGATAAG AGTATCCATCTTTCCTTCCTGCGCACTGTGCCGCCTTACTCACACCAGGCGCACGTGTGGTTCGACATGATGCGTGAGTTCCGCTGGAACCACATCATCCTGATCGTCAGCGACGACCATGAAGGTCGAGCCGCACAGAAGAGACTCGAGACCCTTCTGGAGGAGAGGGAGACCAAG aataaaaaaaggaactaTGAAAACCTCGACCAACTGTCCTATGACAACAAGCGAGGACCTAAG GCAGAGAAAGTCCTCCAGTTCAACCAAGAGACTAACTTAACTGCCCTGCTGCTGGAGGCCAAGGAGCTGGAGGCTCGCGTGATCATTCTGTCCGCCAG TGAAGACGACGCTGCTGCCGTGTACAAGACTGCTCGGTTTCTCAACATGACTGGCTCTGGCTACGTGTGGCTAGTCGGAGAGCGGGAGATGTCTGGTAAAGCTCTGAGTGAAGCTCCTGATG GATTAATTGGCCTTCAGCTCATTAACGGCAAGAACGAGTCAGCACACATCAGTGACGCAGTGGCGGTTGTGGCTCAGTCCATTCAGGAGCTTTTCGAGAAGGAGAACATCACTGAGCCGCCCCGGGGTTGTGTGGGCAACACCAACATCTGGAAGACTGGGCCACTCTTTAAAAG GGTTCTAATGTCATCCAAATACCCAGAAGGCCTGACAGGACGAGTGGAGTTTAATGATGATGGGGACAGGAAGTACGCTCATTACAGCATCCTTAACTACCAGAAGAGCAGGCTGATTCAAGTCGGCATTTATAATGGAACTCAG GTGGTGCTAAATAAGCAGAGGAAGATCATCTGGCCTGGAGGAGATACAGACAGACCGAAAGGTTTCCAGATGTCCACATGGCTAAAA ATAGTCACGATACATCAGGAGCCTTTCGTGTATGTGAAGCCGACCTTGCAGGATGGGACCTGCAAGGAAGAGTACACACCAAATggagttttaattaaaaaggtGATCTGCACTGGACCAAATGAGACCATCCCAG GACGCCCAACAGTACCTCAATGCTGTTATGGATTCTGCATTGACCTACTGATCAAACTGGCCATGACTATGAACTTTACTTATGAGGTCCATCTGGTGGCTGATGGGAAATTTGGAACACAGGAGAGA GTgaacaacagcaacaagaaAGAGTGGAACGGCATGATGGGAGAGCTCCTGGGTGGTCTCGCGGATATGATCGTGGCTCCGCTAACGATAAACAATGAACGAGCTCAGTACATTGAATTCTCCAAACCGTTCAAATATCAGGGGCTCACCATCCTTGTGAAAAAG GAAATCCCGCGTAGTACGCTGGACTCGTTCATGCAGCCGTTCCAGAGCACGCTGTGGCTGCTGGTGGGTCTGTCGGTGCATGTGGTGGCGGTGATGCTTTACCTACTAGACCGGTTCAG CCCATTTGGAAGGTTTAAAGTAaacagtgaagaagaagaagaagatgccCTCACCTTATCCTCGGCTATGTGGTTCTCCTGGGGAGTGTTGCTGAACTCTGGAATTGGAGAAG GTGCCCCGCGTAGCTTCTCAGCGAGAATCCTAGGCATGGTGTGGGCCGGCTTTGCTATGATCATTGTAGCATCCTACACTGCCAACCTGGCTGCCTTCTTGGTGCTGGACCGGCCTGAGGAGCGCATCACCGGCATCAATGACCCGAGG TTGAGAAACCCATCAGACAAGTTTATCTACGCCACAGTGAAGCAGAGTTCGGTGGATATCTACTTCCGGCGTCAAGTCGAGCTGAGCACCATGTATCGTCACATGGAGAAGCACAACTACGAGAGCGCCGCTGAGGCCATCCAGGCTGTCAGGGACAA CAAGCTGCATGCTTTCATCTGGGACTCTGCGGTGCTGGAGTTTGAAGCCTCGCAGAAGTGCGACCTGGTGACCACGGGAGAGCTGTTTTTCCGTTCGGGCTTTGGCATAGGCATGCGCAAGGACAGCCCCTGGAAACAGAATGTGTCCCTGGCTATTCTCAG TTCCCATGAGAATGGCTTCATGGAGGACCTGGATAAAACCTGGGTGAGATACCAGGAGTGTGACTCAAGGAGCAATGCCCCAGCCACACTCACCTTTGAAAACATGGCAG GGGTCTTTATGCTGGTAGCTGGTGGCATTGCGGCAGGGATCTTCCTCATCTTTATTGAGATTGCATACAAGCGACACAAAGACGCCCGCAGGAAGCAGATGCAGCTAGCCTTTGCGGCCGTCAACGTCTGGAGAAAGAACCTTCAG CCCTCTTCCTCTGTAGAGACTCAGGAT gatAGGAAAAGTGGTAGAGCAGAGCCCGACCCCAAAAAGAAACCCTCTTTTAGGTCCATCAGTACCACCCTGGCCTCCAGCATCAAGAGACGTAGGTCCTCCAAAGACACG
- the grin1a gene encoding glutamate receptor ionotropic, NMDA 1a isoform X4, producing the protein MRFFVLFILLSCSCALGSCETKIVNIGAVLSQKRYEQVFKDAVNQASMVYGRDRFKLNAISVTHKANAIQMALSVCEDLISSQVYAILVSHPPQSSDHLTPTPVSYTAGFYRIPVVGLTTRMSIYSDKSIHLSFLRTVPPYSHQAHVWFDMMREFRWNHIILIVSDDHEGRAAQKRLETLLEERETKNKKRNYENLDQLSYDNKRGPKAEKVLQFNQETNLTALLLEAKELEARVIILSASEDDAAAVYKTARFLNMTGSGYVWLVGEREMSGKALSEAPDGLIGLQLINGKNESAHISDAVAVVAQSIQELFEKENITEPPRGCVGNTNIWKTGPLFKRVLMSSKYPEGLTGRVEFNDDGDRKYAHYSILNYQKSRLIQVGIYNGTQVVLNKQRKIIWPGGDTDRPKGFQMSTWLKIVTIHQEPFVYVKPTLQDGTCKEEYTPNGVLIKKVICTGPNETIPGRPTVPQCCYGFCIDLLIKLAMTMNFTYEVHLVADGKFGTQERVNNSNKKEWNGMMGELLGGLADMIVAPLTINNERAQYIEFSKPFKYQGLTILVKKEIPRSTLDSFMQPFQSTLWLLVGLSVHVVAVMLYLLDRFSPFGRFKVNSEEEEEDALTLSSAMWFSWGVLLNSGIGEGAPRSFSARILGMVWAGFAMIIVASYTANLAAFLVLDRPEERITGINDPRLRNPSDKFIYATVKQSSVDIYFRRQVELSTMYRHMEKHNYESAAEAIQAVRDNKLHAFIWDSAVLEFEASQKCDLVTTGELFFRSGFGIGMRKDSPWKQNVSLAILSSHENGFMEDLDKTWVRYQECDSRSNAPATLTFENMAGVFMLVAGGIAAGIFLIFIEIAYKRHKDARRKQMQLAFAAVNVWRKNLQDRKSGRAEPDPKKKPSFRSISTTLASSIKRRRSSKDTYPPTDITGQLNLSDPSVSTVV; encoded by the exons ATGCGCTTCTTTGTGCTCTTTATTCTGCTCTCCTGCTCCTGCGCTCTGGGAAGCTGCGAGACGAAAATCGTGAACATCGGCGCGGTGCTGAGCCAAAAGCGCTACGAGCAGGTGTTTAAGGATGCGGTGAACCAGGCCAGCATGGTGTACGGCAGAGACAGGTTTAAACTCAACGCCATCTCCGTCACGCACAAAGCCAACGCTATTCAGATGGCGCTGTCCGTGTGTGAGGACCTCATCTCCAGCCAG GTCTATGCGATTTTGGTGAGCCACCCTCCACAGTCCAGTGACCACCTCACCCCTACACCAGTCTCCTATACCGCAGGCTTCTACCGTATCCCTGTAGTCGGCCTCACAACCAGGATGTCCATCTACTCCGATAAG AGTATCCATCTTTCCTTCCTGCGCACTGTGCCGCCTTACTCACACCAGGCGCACGTGTGGTTCGACATGATGCGTGAGTTCCGCTGGAACCACATCATCCTGATCGTCAGCGACGACCATGAAGGTCGAGCCGCACAGAAGAGACTCGAGACCCTTCTGGAGGAGAGGGAGACCAAG aataaaaaaaggaactaTGAAAACCTCGACCAACTGTCCTATGACAACAAGCGAGGACCTAAG GCAGAGAAAGTCCTCCAGTTCAACCAAGAGACTAACTTAACTGCCCTGCTGCTGGAGGCCAAGGAGCTGGAGGCTCGCGTGATCATTCTGTCCGCCAG TGAAGACGACGCTGCTGCCGTGTACAAGACTGCTCGGTTTCTCAACATGACTGGCTCTGGCTACGTGTGGCTAGTCGGAGAGCGGGAGATGTCTGGTAAAGCTCTGAGTGAAGCTCCTGATG GATTAATTGGCCTTCAGCTCATTAACGGCAAGAACGAGTCAGCACACATCAGTGACGCAGTGGCGGTTGTGGCTCAGTCCATTCAGGAGCTTTTCGAGAAGGAGAACATCACTGAGCCGCCCCGGGGTTGTGTGGGCAACACCAACATCTGGAAGACTGGGCCACTCTTTAAAAG GGTTCTAATGTCATCCAAATACCCAGAAGGCCTGACAGGACGAGTGGAGTTTAATGATGATGGGGACAGGAAGTACGCTCATTACAGCATCCTTAACTACCAGAAGAGCAGGCTGATTCAAGTCGGCATTTATAATGGAACTCAG GTGGTGCTAAATAAGCAGAGGAAGATCATCTGGCCTGGAGGAGATACAGACAGACCGAAAGGTTTCCAGATGTCCACATGGCTAAAA ATAGTCACGATACATCAGGAGCCTTTCGTGTATGTGAAGCCGACCTTGCAGGATGGGACCTGCAAGGAAGAGTACACACCAAATggagttttaattaaaaaggtGATCTGCACTGGACCAAATGAGACCATCCCAG GACGCCCAACAGTACCTCAATGCTGTTATGGATTCTGCATTGACCTACTGATCAAACTGGCCATGACTATGAACTTTACTTATGAGGTCCATCTGGTGGCTGATGGGAAATTTGGAACACAGGAGAGA GTgaacaacagcaacaagaaAGAGTGGAACGGCATGATGGGAGAGCTCCTGGGTGGTCTCGCGGATATGATCGTGGCTCCGCTAACGATAAACAATGAACGAGCTCAGTACATTGAATTCTCCAAACCGTTCAAATATCAGGGGCTCACCATCCTTGTGAAAAAG GAAATCCCGCGTAGTACGCTGGACTCGTTCATGCAGCCGTTCCAGAGCACGCTGTGGCTGCTGGTGGGTCTGTCGGTGCATGTGGTGGCGGTGATGCTTTACCTACTAGACCGGTTCAG CCCATTTGGAAGGTTTAAAGTAaacagtgaagaagaagaagaagatgccCTCACCTTATCCTCGGCTATGTGGTTCTCCTGGGGAGTGTTGCTGAACTCTGGAATTGGAGAAG GTGCCCCGCGTAGCTTCTCAGCGAGAATCCTAGGCATGGTGTGGGCCGGCTTTGCTATGATCATTGTAGCATCCTACACTGCCAACCTGGCTGCCTTCTTGGTGCTGGACCGGCCTGAGGAGCGCATCACCGGCATCAATGACCCGAGG TTGAGAAACCCATCAGACAAGTTTATCTACGCCACAGTGAAGCAGAGTTCGGTGGATATCTACTTCCGGCGTCAAGTCGAGCTGAGCACCATGTATCGTCACATGGAGAAGCACAACTACGAGAGCGCCGCTGAGGCCATCCAGGCTGTCAGGGACAA CAAGCTGCATGCTTTCATCTGGGACTCTGCGGTGCTGGAGTTTGAAGCCTCGCAGAAGTGCGACCTGGTGACCACGGGAGAGCTGTTTTTCCGTTCGGGCTTTGGCATAGGCATGCGCAAGGACAGCCCCTGGAAACAGAATGTGTCCCTGGCTATTCTCAG TTCCCATGAGAATGGCTTCATGGAGGACCTGGATAAAACCTGGGTGAGATACCAGGAGTGTGACTCAAGGAGCAATGCCCCAGCCACACTCACCTTTGAAAACATGGCAG GGGTCTTTATGCTGGTAGCTGGTGGCATTGCGGCAGGGATCTTCCTCATCTTTATTGAGATTGCATACAAGCGACACAAAGACGCCCGCAGGAAGCAGATGCAGCTAGCCTTTGCGGCCGTCAACGTCTGGAGAAAGAACCTTCAG gatAGGAAAAGTGGTAGAGCAGAGCCCGACCCCAAAAAGAAACCCTCTTTTAGGTCCATCAGTACCACCCTGGCCTCCAGCATCAAGAGACGTAGGTCCTCCAAAGACACG
- the grin1a gene encoding glutamate receptor ionotropic, NMDA 1a isoform X11 codes for MRFFVLFILLSCSCALGSCETKIVNIGAVLSQKRYEQVFKDAVNQASMVYGRDRFKLNAISVTHKANAIQMALSVCEDLISSQVYAILVSHPPQSSDHLTPTPVSYTAGFYRIPVVGLTTRMSIYSDKSIHLSFLRTVPPYSHQAHVWFDMMREFRWNHIILIVSDDHEGRAAQKRLETLLEERETKNKKRNYENLDQLSYDNKRGPKAEKVLQFNQETNLTALLLEAKELEARVIILSASEDDAAAVYKTARFLNMTGSGYVWLVGEREMSGKALSEAPDGLIGLQLINGKNESAHISDAVAVVAQSIQELFEKENITEPPRGCVGNTNIWKTGPLFKRVLMSSKYPEGLTGRVEFNDDGDRKYAHYSILNYQKSRLIQVGIYNGTQVVLNKQRKIIWPGGDTDRPKGFQMSTWLKIVTIHQEPFVYVKPTLQDGTCKEEYTPNGVLIKKVICTGPNETIPGRPTVPQCCYGFCIDLLIKLAMTMNFTYEVHLVADGKFGTQERVNNSNKKEWNGMMGELLGGLADMIVAPLTINNERAQYIEFSKPFKYQGLTILVKKEIPRSTLDSFMQPFQSTLWLLVGLSVHVVAVMLYLLDRFSPFGRFKVNSEEEEEDALTLSSAMWFSWGVLLNSGIGEGAPRSFSARILGMVWAGFAMIIVASYTANLAAFLVLDRPEERITGINDPRLRNPSDKFIYATVKQSSVDIYFRRQVELSTMYRHMEKHNYESAAEAIQAVRDNKLHAFIWDSAVLEFEASQKCDLVTTGELFFRSGFGIGMRKDSPWKQNVSLAILSSHENGFMEDLDKTWVRYQECDSRSNAPATLTFENMAGVFMLVAGGIAAGIFLIFIEIAYKRHKDARRKQMQLAFAAVNVWRKNLQDRKSGRAEPDPKKKPSFRSISTTLASSIKRRRSSKDTQYPPTDITGQLNLSDPSVSTVV; via the exons ATGCGCTTCTTTGTGCTCTTTATTCTGCTCTCCTGCTCCTGCGCTCTGGGAAGCTGCGAGACGAAAATCGTGAACATCGGCGCGGTGCTGAGCCAAAAGCGCTACGAGCAGGTGTTTAAGGATGCGGTGAACCAGGCCAGCATGGTGTACGGCAGAGACAGGTTTAAACTCAACGCCATCTCCGTCACGCACAAAGCCAACGCTATTCAGATGGCGCTGTCCGTGTGTGAGGACCTCATCTCCAGCCAG GTCTATGCGATTTTGGTGAGCCACCCTCCACAGTCCAGTGACCACCTCACCCCTACACCAGTCTCCTATACCGCAGGCTTCTACCGTATCCCTGTAGTCGGCCTCACAACCAGGATGTCCATCTACTCCGATAAG AGTATCCATCTTTCCTTCCTGCGCACTGTGCCGCCTTACTCACACCAGGCGCACGTGTGGTTCGACATGATGCGTGAGTTCCGCTGGAACCACATCATCCTGATCGTCAGCGACGACCATGAAGGTCGAGCCGCACAGAAGAGACTCGAGACCCTTCTGGAGGAGAGGGAGACCAAG aataaaaaaaggaactaTGAAAACCTCGACCAACTGTCCTATGACAACAAGCGAGGACCTAAG GCAGAGAAAGTCCTCCAGTTCAACCAAGAGACTAACTTAACTGCCCTGCTGCTGGAGGCCAAGGAGCTGGAGGCTCGCGTGATCATTCTGTCCGCCAG TGAAGACGACGCTGCTGCCGTGTACAAGACTGCTCGGTTTCTCAACATGACTGGCTCTGGCTACGTGTGGCTAGTCGGAGAGCGGGAGATGTCTGGTAAAGCTCTGAGTGAAGCTCCTGATG GATTAATTGGCCTTCAGCTCATTAACGGCAAGAACGAGTCAGCACACATCAGTGACGCAGTGGCGGTTGTGGCTCAGTCCATTCAGGAGCTTTTCGAGAAGGAGAACATCACTGAGCCGCCCCGGGGTTGTGTGGGCAACACCAACATCTGGAAGACTGGGCCACTCTTTAAAAG GGTTCTAATGTCATCCAAATACCCAGAAGGCCTGACAGGACGAGTGGAGTTTAATGATGATGGGGACAGGAAGTACGCTCATTACAGCATCCTTAACTACCAGAAGAGCAGGCTGATTCAAGTCGGCATTTATAATGGAACTCAG GTGGTGCTAAATAAGCAGAGGAAGATCATCTGGCCTGGAGGAGATACAGACAGACCGAAAGGTTTCCAGATGTCCACATGGCTAAAA ATAGTCACGATACATCAGGAGCCTTTCGTGTATGTGAAGCCGACCTTGCAGGATGGGACCTGCAAGGAAGAGTACACACCAAATggagttttaattaaaaaggtGATCTGCACTGGACCAAATGAGACCATCCCAG GACGCCCAACAGTACCTCAATGCTGTTATGGATTCTGCATTGACCTACTGATCAAACTGGCCATGACTATGAACTTTACTTATGAGGTCCATCTGGTGGCTGATGGGAAATTTGGAACACAGGAGAGA GTgaacaacagcaacaagaaAGAGTGGAACGGCATGATGGGAGAGCTCCTGGGTGGTCTCGCGGATATGATCGTGGCTCCGCTAACGATAAACAATGAACGAGCTCAGTACATTGAATTCTCCAAACCGTTCAAATATCAGGGGCTCACCATCCTTGTGAAAAAG GAAATCCCGCGTAGTACGCTGGACTCGTTCATGCAGCCGTTCCAGAGCACGCTGTGGCTGCTGGTGGGTCTGTCGGTGCATGTGGTGGCGGTGATGCTTTACCTACTAGACCGGTTCAG CCCATTTGGAAGGTTTAAAGTAaacagtgaagaagaagaagaagatgccCTCACCTTATCCTCGGCTATGTGGTTCTCCTGGGGAGTGTTGCTGAACTCTGGAATTGGAGAAG GTGCCCCGCGTAGCTTCTCAGCGAGAATCCTAGGCATGGTGTGGGCCGGCTTTGCTATGATCATTGTAGCATCCTACACTGCCAACCTGGCTGCCTTCTTGGTGCTGGACCGGCCTGAGGAGCGCATCACCGGCATCAATGACCCGAGG TTGAGAAACCCATCAGACAAGTTTATCTACGCCACAGTGAAGCAGAGTTCGGTGGATATCTACTTCCGGCGTCAAGTCGAGCTGAGCACCATGTATCGTCACATGGAGAAGCACAACTACGAGAGCGCCGCTGAGGCCATCCAGGCTGTCAGGGACAA CAAGCTGCATGCTTTCATCTGGGACTCTGCGGTGCTGGAGTTTGAAGCCTCGCAGAAGTGCGACCTGGTGACCACGGGAGAGCTGTTTTTCCGTTCGGGCTTTGGCATAGGCATGCGCAAGGACAGCCCCTGGAAACAGAATGTGTCCCTGGCTATTCTCAG TTCCCATGAGAATGGCTTCATGGAGGACCTGGATAAAACCTGGGTGAGATACCAGGAGTGTGACTCAAGGAGCAATGCCCCAGCCACACTCACCTTTGAAAACATGGCAG GGGTCTTTATGCTGGTAGCTGGTGGCATTGCGGCAGGGATCTTCCTCATCTTTATTGAGATTGCATACAAGCGACACAAAGACGCCCGCAGGAAGCAGATGCAGCTAGCCTTTGCGGCCGTCAACGTCTGGAGAAAGAACCTTCAG gatAGGAAAAGTGGTAGAGCAGAGCCCGACCCCAAAAAGAAACCCTCTTTTAGGTCCATCAGTACCACCCTGGCCTCCAGCATCAAGAGACGTAGGTCCTCCAAAGACACG